A segment of the Phoenix dactylifera cultivar Barhee BC4 chromosome 15, palm_55x_up_171113_PBpolish2nd_filt_p, whole genome shotgun sequence genome:
TGCAAAATATATATCTCGTCCTTCGGCCTAAGTTCTGCTTGTTGTTTTGAAATTATAAGATTTTCTTTATATTGATAATAGTTTCCTGATGTCCAGTATTCAAATTGATGAAATTGGGACAATGTAACCTTGTGAAACCTTTGACCATGTAAGCCATATGGCTGATTCTACATGAAGATGATGCCCATAACTCAGAAATCAAGAAGCAGAGATTGGAGCATTTGTTAGAGCCACAAGGAAGTCTCTGTAATCCCCATCTGGAAGACTCTCACAAATGGCATCCTCTAGCTTCTTCCTGTATCTCTTTAAAAATGCAGACTTCACCTCTTCCATGTCCACTTCTGCACTACCCAGCATCATCCTTGTCAGCAATCTTTTATCAGCATCTGCCTCCTTCAAGCTTGTGTGCAGCATCTAAAAAACATACCAACAGACAAAGAGCCATTACCTGGAAACTTTGATGCACCAAGTCTCTGACTTAGCTGATGATATGATGGAACAAAAGGATGGAAGAATACCTTGGAGTAGTACTTGGATGGATTATATATGCAGCAGACCACAACTCTAAGCGAGTCCTCAAATTCTCCACTGTTCTCTCTCTTGAGCGTCTGGATATTAAACGACCACAGGACTGATTAAGAACTGGATGGTGATGGATTAAACAAATACAAGCAAGCTTCTGCACCTGCTTACCTTGGTGTAATCATgcccatatatatgtttgtaGCAGCAGAATGCCAGCTTCAGCTGTGGGATGCTCCTCTTGCTGAACATCTCAAGGATCGCAGATTCATCGATCGATCCCATGCTCCCCTTCCCAGCTTCATACAGCCTCTTGGCATCGCACTTGGCGATGTGTGGACTGACATCATCATGGTGGGACTTGTGGGATGCAGCGAGAGCCAATAGTATCTGTGCAGCATTTTTGTTAATCATTCTATCCAAGCATTTCTCCATCAAAGCGATGCCAAACATGGAGCAGAATTCTAAGCAAGAAGGctctactcaaaaaaaaaaggtttcagTAGATTCTTATAACTTATTCTCCACCCAAAGTCCACTCCAGAGGCTAGTGTTCAATTCATGGCAACAGTAAGTAAGGTCTTGATCAACCTACCCTTTGGCATGGGTGGGGTGGCTCAGAGATGATATCTTGGTCCAGGTGCCTCTTGAACTTTGCAAGGTAAGCTTGTTTGATGAAGAAGAGCTGGTTTGATTTCCGACGAGTGTACATCTCGATGAGGGCCTTGTAATCAACATTGCTGCGCTCCACTGCATCCCTTGCCACCATGGCGTCACGCTCGTGAAGCTCGAGCATCCACATGTATAATATGTCGAACATCTGAACAAAGGTGGCAAGAAAGTTGATAAAAGACTGTTTGGTGAAGACCAAGATGAAAATTTGAACTGAAATGGTATGTTAGTATGATATGGATTGATTCTAACCTCATCCTTTGAGTTGGCCATCCAGGCCTTATGAAGGTGTTCGACGAGGTCCTCGTGATACATGGCGCGATACGTCTCCTTGATTTGTTGCCTCTCAGCTGGAGTTCGGCTTGCCAGCGTCTCACCAAGAAATTTGAGTTGATTCCATTTTGCATGGATTTCTTGGCAGGCACTCTCGCAGCTCGGGCTGATCGATGAACGGGAACTGAGAGCCATCTAAAGAGCTCAGAGAGGACTTCAGAGTGGTAGAACTAGATATATGTCTTACAATCATGTATCTTATCAATGCCTTGAAGTCCAAGGAAGGGACATTGGCTTTGGGTCCACTAATTGAATTCGACAAGGAAAGGGTGGGGAAGCTCTGGAGCTAAGAGAACAATTGGAAAATGAAGGGTCTTCTTCtgttttgtgttttgttttatatataTGAGGTGGCCTTTGgggttttcttttattttatatatatgagGTGGCCTTTGGGGTTTTCTTTTAGTGTGGAAACGAGGGTCATGTGGGTTTTGATGAGATGGCTTTCATGGGTTCCAAGTAAGCTCTGAGTATGATCCCCTCCCTTTAGTCATACCTTTTCTTGTGctctacctttttttttcctctcaagTGACTGCCGCCATGGCTTTACTCACCTTCCAACTTTTGGCTGAACAAGGGTTTGCCAACTCTTGTTCATATGATTCCCTGTTAAACCTAAGCCAGAATCCCTGGTCTGGTCCCACCACTGCTCCAAGATCATGCCGAAAGGGCAGCATCCACAATGCGATATGGTATGGCGAACACTCAATGTGGCTGGTCATATTGCATGGGAGTTGGTGTATCCCACTTTCCCTCTGAAAATATGTTGGTTTTTTATGAAACAAAACCACTCTATATTAACTCTTAATTATTTCATATATCATAAACAAATACAtattaaataaagaaaatatctATCAAAACATATTCCAAGCAATCGTATGATTGATGGCATCGATGATTCATCGAGCACTTTTCTTCTTGAATGGACCACATACATCACAAGAACCACTAACTAGTTACATGATTCGACAAAGATGCTCATTGGAATGTTGGATTTTTGTCACTTTTTTTTCAGATAAGAAGCAATAGAAGGTTAGTTAAGGACCGCAAATGTGTAGCTAGAACTGATAGATGAGAACCCTGgtttatcaaaaaagaaaaaataaaaaaaaagatgagacCACTGGTGGTAATGATATATGAAATCACCTAAGCATCTGTACCGTAACTTAAATAGTGAGAATTCCCGTCTCTATTTAAGCTGCAAAATAGAAAAACCTTTCACAGATACTTTGTGGTCGGAGCTGAGTCGTCTAAACCTTTTATATGGCTTCAGAATCCCCCACTGGAGGTCAAGTGAAGGCCAATTGGAGAATGACAGATCAACTCGGAAGGTATTTCAATCTGAAAGTAAAATTTCATCTCAATGGTTCTTGTCATATTATACACACTGAAGGTTTGCATGATGATAATTATTTAGCTATTATCTCATTATAACAGCCATTATTTGAATTTGTAATTACACATTAGATAAAAGTCATACTTAAACTTCAAATCTCCCTGGCTCAGAGAAATATTTGAATTTGTGAACTGCTCAGAAGGATAGTTCATGACCTGAAAACGCAGCATCTTTTACGTTCTATGTCCCTTCCAGTTACATTTATGATGGCAAATAACTATCGTTATAACTCATTTGCTTTAGTCTCAGAAAACTATAATCAAACTTTGAAAATTATATCAAGATATATTGCCCCAGGACTAAAATGCAATATACTTCTGACTTCTGAGCCACACTAACCAACACCAGATTAGATTAAAACAGAAACTAGAAGAACCGGACTAGTTATTTGTAAAAAAACAGGAAAGGAattggagatttagaagaaatatttactattacatattattatataaaacaAGCTCCCATTAGACATTCAACTCTGTCCATCTCCCACATGTCTTCAGATATTCTTGCCAAACAAACCAACCTCAGCatagctctttcttttccctttttattCAAAAGAGGAACGATAGTAAGTGTAACAATTACAAGCAGGAATGCTTTCATCTTAAAAATCTTAATCCTGAACTAATGATCATTCATCCTGATCCTCATACGCATCATCCATGCTTGATGCTGGTGCGTGTGACAACAATAGAACATGTAGGGTTCCATGTTCCCCAAGTCATACTCAACAAACATGAAAATGGTTTAAAGCTCATGCTGCACTCAAGCCCCCAGACCAAATTTCACACTAATTATTATCCTCACTAATTCTTCAGATAACCAGA
Coding sequences within it:
- the LOC103712549 gene encoding annexin A13-like, encoding MALSSRSSISPSCESACQEIHAKWNQLKFLGETLASRTPAERQQIKETYRAMYHEDLVEHLHKAWMANSKDEMFDILYMWMLELHERDAMVARDAVERSNVDYKALIEMYTRRKSNQLFFIKQAYLAKFKRHLDQDIISEPPHPCQRILLALAASHKSHHDDVSPHIAKCDAKRLYEAGKGSMGSIDESAILEMFSKRSIPQLKLAFCCYKHIYGHDYTKTLKRENSGEFEDSLRVVVCCIYNPSKYYSKMLHTSLKEADADKRLLTRMMLGSAEVDMEEVKSAFLKRYRKKLEDAICESLPDGDYRDFLVALTNAPISAS